In the genome of Paenibacillus pabuli, one region contains:
- a CDS encoding ATPase — protein MLRLGEKVVIVADAFEQNLPVGEYGFIIAYDRNPDNAFDYVLRVPQVNRNFFVPSGDVDLEEVLLKQEAERVEREALIDYALATHNEKLFHHLMNGDFEAVEEEEETANDVMSQADFIKQVNLRAWI, from the coding sequence ATGCTGCGATTAGGAGAGAAGGTTGTCATCGTCGCGGATGCGTTTGAGCAGAATCTTCCTGTGGGGGAATATGGTTTCATCATCGCTTATGACCGGAATCCGGACAATGCGTTCGATTACGTGCTTCGAGTGCCGCAGGTGAATCGGAACTTTTTTGTTCCATCCGGCGACGTCGACTTGGAAGAGGTTCTGCTGAAGCAGGAAGCTGAGCGGGTCGAGCGAGAAGCGTTGATAGATTACGCCCTTGCGACACACAATGAGAAACTGTTTCATCATTTGATGAACGGAGATTTCGAAGCTGTGGAAGAGGAAGAAGAAACCGCGAACGATGTTATGTCACAGGCGGATTTTATAAAGCAGGTTAACCTGCGTGCATGGATTTAG
- a CDS encoding sigmaY antisigma factor component, translated as MNDLHYSLNEIPLVWVILIAILLLIQGTWIFHDARRRGRFPWLWGLWGITGFPTPLIIYWFIVVRGDRKPPRQTSGK; from the coding sequence ATGAATGATCTGCATTATTCATTGAATGAAATTCCTCTTGTATGGGTCATTCTGATTGCCATTCTTTTGCTGATTCAGGGAACATGGATTTTTCACGATGCGCGAAGGCGTGGTCGTTTCCCCTGGTTATGGGGGTTATGGGGAATTACTGGATTTCCAACACCCCTGATCATCTATTGGTTCATTGTGGTGCGGGGAGATCGGAAGCCCCCTAGGCAAACATCGGGTAAATGA
- a CDS encoding YxlC family protein: MSRSEEQDEQEIVMRIQQQMRVLDDAYEPSNIPSLATIEAQVKERRQMRRRANRIEMILFWIAGLFIISFGAFLLHSAPALYLGIQAISLCAAIVVAVSWSGRRRKETRHE; the protein is encoded by the coding sequence ATGAGCAGATCTGAAGAACAGGATGAACAAGAAATTGTGATGCGTATACAACAACAGATGAGAGTGCTCGATGATGCGTATGAACCTTCCAATATTCCTTCGTTAGCCACCATTGAAGCCCAAGTCAAGGAACGAAGACAAATGAGACGACGAGCCAATCGAATCGAAATGATCCTGTTCTGGATTGCAGGATTGTTCATTATCTCATTTGGTGCCTTCTTGCTTCATTCAGCTCCAGCTCTATATCTGGGTATCCAAGCCATTAGCTTGTGTGCAGCAATAGTCGTGGCAGTTAGCTGGTCAGGGCGACGCCGGAAGGAGACCCGCCATGAATGA